The Actinomycetes bacterium nucleotide sequence GCAGGTGGCTCCTTCGGTGTCCTCAGGCTGGTCGGCCGGGGACTGGTTAGGCGCTGGCCTTCTGGATGTAGGCGACGGCGTCGCCGACGGTCGAGAGGCCCTTGACGTCGTCGTCGGGGATGCGCACGCCGAACTTCTCCTCCGCGTTGACCACGATGGTCATCATCGACAGCGAGTCGATGTCGAGGTCGTCGGTGAACGACTTGTCCGGCTGGACGTCGCCGGTGGGGATGCCGGTCTCCTCGTTGACGATCTCTGCGAGACCCTCGAGGATCTCCTGCTCGCTAGCGGCCATCTCGGTGCTCAGCTCCTCTGTGCGTCGGTTGGTGGACGGGTGGTGCTGGGTGGTGCGTGCGTTGCTCTTGCCACGGCAGACGCCGGGCGAACCTCAGGGCAGGACGACGACCTGGGCGGCGTAGACCAGCCCGGCGCCGAACCCGATGAGCAGCGCGGTGTCGCCGCTCTTGACCTCGCCGGACTCGAGCATCCGCTCCATGGCGAGGGGGACGGAGGCGGCCGACGTGTTGCCGGTCTCGCGGATGTCGCGGGCCACCGGCACGTGCGCAGGCAGCTTCAGCGCCTTGATCATCGCGTCGGTGATGCGCATGTTGGCCTGGTGGGGGATGAAGGCACCCAGGTCCTCGGCGCGGACGCCAGCCGCGTCGAGCGCCTGCTGGGCCACCGGGGCCATCTGCCACACCGCCCAGCGGAAGACCTTCTGGCCCTGCATGGTCAGGGTCGGGAACTCGACCTGGTGGTCGCGCACGTCCAGCCAGGACGCCCGCTGCGTGATGGCGTCGTACTCGGCGCCGTTGGAGCCCCAGACCGTGGGGCCGATCGCCGGCTCGTCGCTCGGCCCGATAACGACGGCCCCGGCACCGTCGCCGAAGATGAAGGCGGTCGAGCGGTCGTAGGAGTCGGTGAAGTCCGAGAGCTTCTCGCAGCCGATCACCAGGACGTACTCGGCGCTGCCGCCGCGCACCATGTCGTGGGCCAGCGAGACGCCATAGCAGAAGCCGGCGCAGGCGGCGGACAGGTCGGTCGCAGCCGCACCGCCGAGCCCGAGGCGCTCGGCGACCGCGGCGGCGGCCGACGGTGTCTGCAGCGGGTGGGTGACGGTCGCCAGCAGCACCGCGCCGACCTGCTCCGGGCTGATGCCGGCCTGAGCGATCGCCTTGCCGGCGGCCGCGCAGCTCATGTCGATGACGCTCTCGTCGGGGCCGGCCCAGCGCCGGCTCTCGATGCCGGAGCGCTCGCGGATCCACTCGTCGGAGGAGTCGATGCGCTCGCAGATCTCGGCGTTGGTGACGATGCGCGACGGGCGGTAGCCGCCGACGCCGAGGATGCGCGCGTAGGCCGCGCCCTTGGGCGAGGTGAGAGCCATCAGTGCATCGCCTCGTTGCCCTCGGGGTGCAGCCGGACCAGGGGCTGCCCGGGCGACACCGGGTCGCCGTCCTCGACCAGCCACTCGACGACGGTGCCGCCGTGCGGAGCGACGACCGGGCTCTCGTCCTGCCGGGACACCAGCGTGCCGATGGCCGTGCCGGGCTCGAGCACGGTGCCCTCCGGCAGGTCGACCCGGCGGATGGTGCCCTTGGCCGGCGCGACCAGCATCCGCCAGGTCGGCGAGCCGTCCTGCGGTGCGGCGCTGCCGTGGCGGGCGGCCAGGTCGCGGGCCGCCTCGAGGTCGTCGGGGGTCTTCAGGGCCACCGTCTCGACGCCGGGCAGAGACCGCTTGACCAGACCGGTCAGGGTGCCCGCGGGCGGCACCTCGATCAGCGCGGTGACGCCGAGCTCGCCCATCGTCTGCATGCACAGGTCCCAGCGCACCGGGTTGCTCACCTGGCTGACGATCCGGGACAGCACGTCGCGGCCCTGGGCGATGACGGCGCCGTCGCGGTTGGAGATGAGGCGGGTGCGCGGGTCGTGGACGCTGACGGCCTTCGCGTACGACGCCAAGGTCTCGACCGCCGAGGCCATGTGCTCGGTGTGGAAGGCGCCCGCGACCGACAGCGGCACCAGACGGGCCTTGGCCGGCGGGTCGTCCTTGAGCGCGGCGAGCTGCTCCATGGTGCCGGCGGCGACGACCTGGCCGGCCCCGTTGACGTTGGCCGCGGTCAGCCCCTGGCGCTCGAGCGATTCCGTGACCTCGTCGGGGTCGCCGCCCAGCACGGCGGTCATGCCGGTGGGCTTGAGCGCCGACGCGTCGGCCA carries:
- a CDS encoding acyl carrier protein; the protein is MAASEQEILEGLAEIVNEETGIPTGDVQPDKSFTDDLDIDSLSMMTIVVNAEEKFGVRIPDDDVKGLSTVGDAVAYIQKASA
- a CDS encoding beta-ketoacyl-ACP synthase III, whose translation is MALTSPKGAAYARILGVGGYRPSRIVTNAEICERIDSSDEWIRERSGIESRRWAGPDESVIDMSCAAAGKAIAQAGISPEQVGAVLLATVTHPLQTPSAAAAVAERLGLGGAAATDLSAACAGFCYGVSLAHDMVRGGSAEYVLVIGCEKLSDFTDSYDRSTAFIFGDGAGAVVIGPSDEPAIGPTVWGSNGAEYDAITQRASWLDVRDHQVEFPTLTMQGQKVFRWAVWQMAPVAQQALDAAGVRAEDLGAFIPHQANMRITDAMIKALKLPAHVPVARDIRETGNTSAASVPLAMERMLESGEVKSGDTALLIGFGAGLVYAAQVVVLP
- a CDS encoding acyltransferase domain-containing protein; this translates as MLVIVAPGQGAQSPGFLRPWLELPHFEDRLRWLSACAGLDLVHYGTEADADTIRDTAVAQPLLVAAGLVSALEIFPHPADAFHAVGATAGHSVGEITAAAGTGVITAEQAMVLVRERGRAMADASALKPTGMTAVLGGDPDEVTESLERQGLTAANVNGAGQVVAAGTMEQLAALKDDPPAKARLVPLSVAGAFHTEHMASAVETLASYAKAVSVHDPRTRLISNRDGAVIAQGRDVLSRIVSQVSNPVRWDLCMQTMGELGVTALIEVPPAGTLTGLVKRSLPGVETVALKTPDDLEAARDLAARHGSAAPQDGSPTWRMLVAPAKGTIRRVDLPEGTVLEPGTAIGTLVSRQDESPVVAPHGGTVVEWLVEDGDPVSPGQPLVRLHPEGNEAMH